The proteins below are encoded in one region of Clostridium pasteurianum DSM 525 = ATCC 6013:
- a CDS encoding class I SAM-dependent DNA methyltransferase, translating to MNCYKNFAHIYDELINGDVNYKKWANTILNICREYNIKFEKYLDLACGTGNLIEIIGKDFKQVWGVDLSEDMLWEADKKLRHENIKAKLIKQDISNLCLNRKFDLITCCLDSTNYILEYSSLKKYFSGIKEHLNENGIFIFDINSYYKLSTIIGNNVFTYDDREVVYIWENQFDNDIVDMYLTFFVKEKENDIYKRFDEEHSERAYKQQEIEKLFKECGLKLIKKLNNYSEEDINSQTERIVYILG from the coding sequence ATGAATTGTTATAAAAATTTTGCACATATTTATGATGAACTTATTAATGGAGATGTAAATTATAAAAAATGGGCAAATACTATTTTAAATATATGCAGAGAGTACAATATAAAATTTGAAAAATATTTAGATTTAGCTTGTGGTACGGGAAATCTTATAGAAATTATAGGTAAAGATTTTAAACAGGTTTGGGGCGTAGATTTGTCTGAAGATATGTTATGGGAAGCTGACAAAAAGCTCAGACATGAAAATATAAAGGCAAAACTTATCAAACAGGATATTTCTAATTTGTGTCTAAATAGAAAATTTGATCTGATAACTTGTTGTTTGGATTCAACTAATTATATTTTAGAATATTCTAGTTTAAAAAAATATTTTTCTGGAATAAAAGAACATTTAAATGAAAATGGAATTTTTATTTTCGATATAAATTCTTATTATAAACTTAGTACAATTATAGGTAATAATGTATTTACCTATGATGATAGAGAAGTAGTTTACATATGGGAAAATCAATTTGATAATGACATTGTGGACATGTATCTTACTTTTTTTGTGAAAGAAAAAGAAAATGATATATATAAGAGATTTGATGAAGAACATAGTGAACGGGCTTATAAGCAGCAGGAAATAGAAAAACTATTTAAAGAATGTGGTCTTAAACTAATAAAAAAATTAAATAATTACAGTGAAGAGGATATAAATAGCCAAACTGAAAGAATAGTTTATATATTAGGATAA
- the thrS gene encoding threonine--tRNA ligase, with amino-acid sequence MVKVTLKDGKVLDVEQGTSIEEIAKNISIGLYKKSLGARVNGKRTELMAKIEEDCTLEILTFEDADGKWILRHTASHILAQAVKRLYPKVKLAIGPAIDNGFYYDFDADFPITVDTLTAIEKEMSKIVKENLPLERFELPRNEAIDFMKQRGEDYKVELIEDLPEGEIISFYKQGDFTDLCAGPHVPSTGKVKAFKLLSVAGAYWRGNEKNKMLQRIYGTAFVKKAELDEYLNMLEEAKKRDHRKLGKELDLFSIHEEGPGFPFFHPKGMVVRNLLENYWREVHTKAGYDEIRTPIILNEELWHQSGHWDHYKENMYFTKIDDNDYAIKPMNCPGSILVYKNSIHSYRELPIRLGELGLVHRHEKSGALQGLMRVRCFTQDDAHIFMTRDQITEEILGVIKLIDSFYKVFGFEYFVELSTRPEDSMGSDEDWEIATKGLIEALNAVGLKYEVNEGDGAFYGPKIDFHLKDCIGRTWQCGTIQLDFQMPERFDLTYIAADGEKHRPVMVHRVVFGSIERFIGILIEHYAGAFPTWLAPVQLKVMNITENQVEYLNEIVAILKKEGFRVESDIRNEKIGYKIREAQLQKIPYMLIIGDNEMKGGNVSVRSRKEGDLGSLNIEDLILKLKAEIDEKVNNL; translated from the coding sequence ATGGTTAAAGTTACATTAAAAGATGGTAAAGTTTTAGATGTGGAACAGGGAACATCTATTGAAGAAATTGCTAAAAATATAAGTATTGGTCTCTATAAAAAGAGTTTAGGGGCTAGGGTTAATGGTAAAAGAACAGAATTAATGGCAAAAATAGAAGAGGATTGTACTCTTGAAATATTGACTTTTGAAGATGCAGACGGAAAATGGATATTAAGACATACTGCTTCACATATATTAGCTCAGGCAGTAAAGAGACTATATCCAAAGGTAAAATTGGCTATTGGTCCAGCTATAGACAATGGATTTTATTATGATTTTGATGCGGATTTTCCAATAACAGTAGATACTTTAACTGCTATAGAAAAGGAAATGTCTAAGATAGTAAAGGAAAATTTACCCCTTGAAAGATTTGAACTTCCAAGAAATGAAGCTATTGATTTTATGAAACAAAGGGGAGAGGACTATAAGGTAGAACTTATAGAAGATCTACCTGAAGGAGAAATAATTTCATTTTATAAGCAGGGAGATTTTACGGATCTCTGTGCAGGACCCCATGTACCTTCTACTGGAAAAGTTAAAGCTTTCAAGCTCCTTTCAGTGGCCGGAGCTTACTGGAGAGGTAATGAAAAAAATAAAATGCTTCAAAGAATATATGGTACAGCCTTTGTAAAAAAAGCTGAATTAGATGAGTATCTAAATATGCTTGAAGAAGCTAAAAAGAGAGATCATAGAAAACTTGGAAAAGAACTTGATTTATTCAGTATTCATGAAGAAGGACCTGGTTTTCCATTTTTCCATCCAAAGGGAATGGTTGTTAGAAATCTTTTAGAGAATTATTGGAGAGAAGTGCATACAAAGGCAGGTTATGATGAAATAAGAACTCCTATTATATTAAATGAAGAGTTGTGGCATCAATCAGGACACTGGGATCATTATAAAGAAAATATGTATTTTACAAAAATAGATGACAATGATTATGCTATAAAACCTATGAATTGTCCTGGATCTATATTGGTTTACAAGAATTCAATACATTCCTATAGAGAACTTCCAATAAGACTTGGAGAACTTGGACTTGTGCACAGACACGAAAAATCAGGAGCACTTCAAGGTCTTATGAGGGTAAGATGCTTTACTCAGGATGATGCTCATATATTTATGACAAGAGATCAGATTACAGAGGAAATTTTAGGAGTAATAAAGCTCATCGATTCCTTTTATAAAGTGTTTGGATTTGAATATTTTGTGGAACTTTCCACAAGACCAGAAGATTCTATGGGAAGTGATGAAGATTGGGAAATAGCTACTAAGGGATTGATAGAGGCATTAAATGCAGTAGGTCTTAAATATGAAGTAAATGAAGGGGATGGAGCTTTCTATGGCCCTAAAATAGATTTCCATCTCAAAGATTGTATAGGAAGAACATGGCAATGCGGTACAATTCAATTGGACTTCCAGATGCCTGAAAGATTTGATTTAACTTATATTGCTGCAGATGGTGAAAAGCATAGACCGGTAATGGTTCATAGAGTTGTATTTGGAAGTATAGAAAGATTTATAGGAATACTAATAGAACATTATGCAGGAGCCTTCCCTACTTGGCTTGCACCAGTTCAGCTTAAAGTTATGAATATAACAGAAAATCAAGTTGAGTACTTAAATGAAATAGTTGCAATACTAAAGAAGGAAGGATTCAGAGTAGAAAGTGATATAAGAAATGAAAAGATTGGATACAAAATCAGAGAGGCGCAGCTTCAAAAAATACCATATATGCTGATAATAGGAGACAATGAGATGAAAGGTGGAAATGTTTCCGTACGAAGCAGAAAAGAAGGAGATTTAGGAAGTTTAAATATAGAAGATCTTATATTAAAATTAAAAGCTGAAATAGATGAAAAAGTAAATAATTTATAA
- the hslO gene encoding Hsp33 family molecular chaperone HslO, giving the protein MEDKLLIATAKNGEIRIIAAITTELVNTGVRFHKCAPTAAAALGRMLTAGSLMGAMMKNESDSLTLKIDGGGIAKSVVVTAHSDASVKGYIGNPKAELPPNSKGKLDVSGIVGKNGNLTIIRDLGLREPYVGNVPIYTGEIGDDLAYYFTTSEQVPSAVGLGVLVDKDLSIKAAGGFIIQMMPGYNELTADLLTYRLEEIPSITKLISDGMDAEGILNYIFEDMDLKIVGEMKPEYKCDCSRERVEKALISIGKKELQEIYKDNKTEELKCNFCNKAYNFTHKDIGKIIDSL; this is encoded by the coding sequence ATGGAAGATAAATTACTAATTGCAACGGCTAAGAATGGAGAAATTAGAATAATAGCAGCAATTACAACGGAACTTGTAAATACGGGCGTAAGATTTCATAAGTGTGCACCTACAGCAGCAGCAGCTCTTGGAAGAATGCTTACAGCAGGAAGTCTTATGGGGGCTATGATGAAAAATGAAAGTGACTCTCTTACGCTGAAAATAGATGGCGGTGGAATTGCAAAAAGTGTAGTAGTTACTGCTCATAGTGATGCCAGTGTAAAGGGATATATAGGAAACCCTAAAGCAGAACTTCCCCCAAATTCAAAGGGTAAACTAGATGTTTCAGGTATAGTTGGTAAGAATGGTAATCTTACAATTATACGAGATTTAGGACTAAGAGAACCTTATGTAGGCAATGTGCCCATATATACGGGAGAAATAGGAGATGACTTAGCCTATTATTTTACTACTTCTGAACAAGTGCCTTCAGCAGTAGGACTGGGAGTTCTAGTGGATAAAGATCTTAGTATTAAAGCAGCTGGTGGTTTTATAATTCAGATGATGCCTGGATATAATGAACTTACAGCAGATTTACTAACTTACAGGTTAGAAGAGATACCATCTATAACTAAACTCATAAGTGATGGTATGGATGCAGAAGGAATTCTCAATTATATATTTGAGGATATGGATTTAAAAATTGTAGGTGAGATGAAACCAGAATATAAATGTGACTGCAGCAGAGAAAGAGTGGAAAAAGCCCTTATAAGTATAGGGAAAAAAGAATTACAAGAAATATATAAGGATAATAAAACGGAAGAATTAAAATGTAATTTCTGCAATAAAGCTTATAATTTTACCCATAAAGATATAGGGAAGATAATTGATAGTTTGTAA
- the infC gene encoding translation initiation factor IF-3, producing MKIISKNSKFLINEEIREKKVRVIGNDNSQLGIISTREAIEMAEEQDLDLVLISPGADPPVCRIMNFGKFIYEQNKKEKENKKNQKVVVIKEIRLSTTIEEHDISIKANNARKFLLDGDKVKVTVRFRGREADYAFKGNKILDNFVSKLDDIYVIEKRAKLEGRNMTMVLAPKRA from the coding sequence GTGAAAATCATTAGTAAGAACAGTAAATTTCTCATTAATGAAGAGATTAGAGAAAAAAAAGTAAGGGTTATAGGAAATGATAATTCACAGCTTGGGATAATCTCCACTAGAGAAGCTATAGAAATGGCTGAAGAACAGGATTTAGACTTAGTTCTTATATCACCAGGTGCAGACCCACCAGTTTGCAGAATTATGAACTTTGGTAAGTTCATATATGAGCAAAATAAAAAAGAAAAAGAAAATAAAAAAAATCAAAAGGTAGTAGTAATTAAAGAAATTAGATTGAGTACTACTATTGAAGAACATGATATATCAATTAAAGCTAACAATGCTAGAAAATTTTTACTTGACGGAGACAAGGTAAAAGTTACTGTTAGATTTAGAGGAAGAGAAGCGGATTATGCCTTCAAGGGCAATAAAATATTGGATAACTTTGTTTCTAAACTAGATGACATTTATGTCATCGAAAAAAGAGCAAAGCTTGAAGGAAGAAATATGACAATGGTTTTAGCTCCTAAAAGAGCATAA
- the dapA gene encoding 4-hydroxy-tetrahydrodipicolinate synthase — MSIFVGSGVAIVTPFTEDGVNFEKLKELIEWHISSSTDAIVICGTSGEASTMSLEEKKETIKFTVDVVNKRIPVIAGTGSNNTNESIKMSKWAESIGVDGLLVITPYYNKTTQKGLIEHFKAINDAVNIPIVLYNVPGRTGMNLNPETLYALRDLKNIKAIKEASGNISQIAKMKALCKDRFDIYSGNDDQIVPILSLGGKGVISVIANILPTETHDMVISYVNGETDKALDLQLKMMSLCNALFIETNPIPIKTALNLIGYKVGSLRLPLCEMSDKNLNLLKDEIKAYGLALKED; from the coding sequence ATGAGTATATTTGTAGGTAGCGGTGTGGCTATTGTGACCCCATTTACTGAAGATGGAGTAAATTTTGAAAAACTTAAAGAACTAATTGAATGGCATATAAGCTCCTCTACTGATGCCATAGTAATATGTGGTACTTCAGGAGAAGCATCAACTATGTCTCTAGAAGAAAAAAAAGAAACAATAAAATTTACAGTAGATGTAGTAAACAAAAGAATTCCTGTAATTGCAGGAACAGGAAGCAATAATACAAATGAAAGTATAAAAATGAGTAAGTGGGCAGAAAGTATAGGTGTAGATGGTCTACTAGTTATTACACCTTATTATAACAAAACTACCCAGAAGGGATTAATTGAGCATTTTAAAGCTATAAATGATGCTGTAAACATTCCCATAGTACTTTATAACGTGCCAGGAAGAACTGGCATGAATTTGAATCCAGAAACACTCTATGCTTTAAGGGATTTAAAAAACATTAAGGCTATTAAAGAAGCCAGCGGTAATATAAGCCAAATTGCAAAGATGAAGGCCCTTTGTAAAGACAGATTTGATATATATTCAGGAAACGATGATCAAATAGTTCCTATATTATCTTTAGGAGGCAAAGGAGTAATTTCTGTAATTGCCAATATTCTTCCAACTGAAACTCATGATATGGTAATATCTTATGTAAATGGAGAAACTGATAAAGCTTTGGATTTACAATTAAAAATGATGTCTCTTTGTAATGCCCTATTTATAGAAACTAATCCTATACCAATAAAGACAGCTTTAAATCTTATTGGCTACAAAGTTGGATCTTTAAGACTTCCTCTTTGTGAAATGAGTGATAAAAATCTTAATTTACTAAAAGATGAAATTAAAGCCTATGGCTTAGCATTAAAGGAGGACTAA
- a CDS encoding DUF6241 domain-containing protein, whose protein sequence is MENDYKKKFYKKWWFYLIVIFIILGAGTGYYFYTAHAAGKMSENNFNKNISINKEGTVILKDKTKAAVKVRSENEIYDEIHKMANTKIVAEDNKVWGQIKITPEVCNKLIVELSYSNYADKDALIKWLMEWKNKNYSSSVEIHNYVWSKLNGNVGKATELKK, encoded by the coding sequence ATGGAAAACGACTATAAGAAGAAATTTTATAAAAAATGGTGGTTTTATTTAATAGTTATATTTATTATTTTGGGTGCTGGGACAGGCTATTATTTTTATACTGCTCATGCAGCGGGGAAAATGTCCGAAAATAATTTTAATAAGAATATAAGTATAAATAAAGAGGGCACAGTAATTCTAAAAGATAAGACAAAGGCAGCAGTAAAAGTTAGAAGTGAAAATGAAATTTATGATGAAATACACAAAATGGCAAATACAAAAATTGTAGCTGAGGACAATAAGGTATGGGGGCAAATTAAAATTACTCCTGAAGTTTGTAATAAGTTAATAGTTGAATTAAGTTATTCAAACTATGCTGATAAAGATGCTTTAATAAAGTGGCTTATGGAGTGGAAAAATAAAAACTATTCTAGTAGTGTTGAAATACATAATTATGTATGGAGTAAGTTAAATGGAAATGTAGGAAAAGCAACGGAGCTGAAAAAGTAA
- a CDS encoding RNA-guided endonuclease InsQ/TnpB family protein: protein MILANKVRVIPNIEQQQKLWQSVGTARFIYNWTLARQEENYKNGGKFINDGDLRKELTILKKSELNWLSGVSNNVAKQAVKDGCNAYKRFFKGLADKPRFKSRRKSKPSFYNDNIKLKVKANMVLIEKVGWVRTSEQLPMDVKYTNPRVSFDGKFWYISIGIEKEAPIIESTGISIGVDLGLKNLAIVSNIDNPFKNINKTKEVKRLKKKLKRKQKQVSRKYEKGKIQIVKEGENRYKFTKTYNIKKLEKEVKLIQRRLSNIRLNHIHQATTEIAKTKPSRIVVEDLNVKGMLKNKHLSKAIQEQCFYKFISILEYKSKFNGIEFVKADRFYPSSKTCSCCGEIKKDLKLKDRVFICPSCNNKIDRDKNASINLSRYKQSA from the coding sequence ATGATACTGGCGAATAAAGTTAGAGTTATTCCAAATATAGAACAGCAGCAAAAATTATGGCAATCAGTTGGAACAGCAAGATTTATTTATAATTGGACACTTGCAAGACAAGAGGAAAATTATAAAAATGGTGGCAAATTCATAAATGATGGTGATTTAAGAAAAGAGTTAACTATTCTAAAGAAATCAGAACTTAATTGGCTCAGTGGAGTATCTAATAATGTGGCTAAACAGGCTGTAAAAGATGGTTGTAATGCCTATAAAAGATTTTTTAAGGGGTTAGCAGATAAACCAAGATTTAAAAGCAGAAGAAAAAGTAAACCTTCATTCTATAATGACAATATAAAACTAAAAGTCAAAGCTAACATGGTTTTAATTGAAAAAGTAGGATGGGTTAGAACATCAGAGCAGCTACCTATGGATGTTAAATATACAAATCCAAGGGTAAGTTTTGACGGTAAGTTTTGGTATATATCTATTGGTATAGAAAAAGAAGCGCCTATAATAGAAAGTACAGGCATATCAATAGGTGTAGATTTGGGATTGAAAAATTTAGCAATAGTTTCAAATATAGATAATCCATTTAAAAATATCAATAAAACTAAAGAAGTTAAGAGACTAAAAAAGAAGTTAAAAAGAAAACAAAAACAAGTTTCAAGAAAATATGAAAAAGGTAAAATTCAAATAGTAAAGGAAGGTGAAAACCGTTATAAATTTACTAAAACTTATAATATTAAAAAACTTGAAAAAGAAGTAAAACTTATCCAAAGAAGGCTTTCAAATATACGTTTAAATCATATTCATCAAGCAACTACAGAGATAGCGAAAACCAAACCATCAAGAATAGTAGTTGAGGATTTAAATGTAAAAGGTATGCTTAAAAATAAACACTTATCGAAGGCTATACAAGAGCAATGTTTTTATAAATTTATTAGCATTTTAGAATATAAAAGTAAATTTAATGGCATTGAATTTGTAAAAGCCGATAGGTTTTATCCATCAAGCAAAACCTGCTCATGTTGTGGCGAAATCAAGAAAGATTTAAAACTTAAAGACAGGGTTTTTATTTGCCCATCATGTAATAATAAAATTGACAGAGACAAAAATGCGTCAATAAATCTTTCAAGATATAAACAATCGGCATAG
- a CDS encoding pyridoxal phosphate-dependent aminotransferase, with amino-acid sequence MDKNKIADNVNNIELSGIRKFYNKVEKVDGAISLTLGQPDFSVPQGIKEVMIKAIQDNKTVYTSNAGVLQLRQEISGFLSSQNINYTSDEICVTVGGSEGLMDVFTAFINSGDKVLIPTPAYPAYESCVKILGGKVINYNLNKEDFSIDFKELKELIHRERPKIFVLSYPSNPTGAILDKESRDKLYEIVKDEDIIVITDEMYSSLCFEKDYYSIAQFKDIKDKVVMINGFSKMFSMTGLRIGYVCAVNKYMDSIIKVHQYNVSCAPSISQYGVIEGLRNCLQDVENMRNEFKIRRDYLYERLLSLGFEVKLPKGAFYIFPSIKKFASNSEEFCDKLLQHAKVAVVPGSAFGKGGEGYMRISYAYSKQKLEEAMNRIENMLKKN; translated from the coding sequence TTGGATAAAAATAAAATTGCAGATAATGTTAATAATATAGAACTTTCTGGCATAAGGAAGTTTTACAATAAAGTAGAAAAGGTAGATGGAGCTATATCTTTAACTTTAGGTCAGCCTGATTTCTCTGTACCACAAGGTATAAAGGAAGTTATGATAAAGGCTATACAGGATAATAAAACTGTATATACCTCTAATGCAGGTGTACTCCAATTAAGACAGGAGATAAGTGGTTTTTTAAGTAGTCAAAATATAAATTATACTAGCGATGAAATTTGTGTTACTGTAGGCGGAAGTGAAGGCCTTATGGATGTGTTTACTGCTTTTATAAATTCAGGAGATAAAGTGCTTATTCCCACTCCTGCTTATCCTGCTTATGAGAGCTGTGTTAAGATATTGGGTGGTAAGGTGATAAATTATAATTTAAATAAAGAAGACTTTTCCATAGATTTTAAAGAATTAAAAGAACTCATACATCGGGAAAGACCAAAGATTTTTGTGCTCTCTTATCCCTCTAATCCAACAGGAGCAATTTTAGATAAAGAATCAAGAGATAAGCTTTATGAAATAGTAAAAGATGAAGATATAATAGTTATAACAGATGAAATGTATAGTTCCCTTTGTTTTGAAAAGGACTATTATTCCATTGCCCAGTTTAAAGATATAAAGGATAAGGTTGTAATGATAAATGGATTTTCAAAGATGTTTTCCATGACAGGACTTAGAATAGGATATGTGTGTGCTGTAAATAAGTATATGGATTCTATAATTAAAGTTCATCAGTATAATGTTTCCTGTGCACCATCAATATCACAATATGGGGTAATTGAAGGACTGAGAAATTGTCTGCAGGATGTAGAGAATATGAGAAATGAATTTAAGATTAGAAGGGATTACCTCTATGAAAGGCTACTGAGTTTGGGTTTTGAAGTTAAATTACCTAAGGGAGCTTTTTACATATTTCCATCAATCAAAAAATTTGCTTCTAATAGTGAAGAATTTTGTGATAAACTGCTTCAACATGCAAAGGTAGCAGTAGTACCAGGATCAGCTTTTGGTAAAGGCGGAGAGGGATATATGAGAATTTCTTATGCCTATAGTAAGCAGAAGCTTGAAGAGGCCATGAATAGGATAGAAAATATGTTGAAGAAAAATTAG
- a CDS encoding DUF6873 family GME fold protein — protein sequence MKNVLIDFRTSETEKENLYKNGFNSIIVPPSGHLYNAVCGHPDMLLHIIDKKNIIVHKDMDTSFINIIDNLDYNVTKTYKNLKDKYPEDICLNALNTKHIFLHNLKYTDKNLLSKIKGKKLCDVKQGYSKCSTALISDSAAITSDIKIHNVLKTNGMKVLLLPPGDIELPGLNYGFIGGTCGILEEGNIAFFGDLNNYLYKNTVLKFLIQEDIRPIFLSKGKLIDRGTLFTL from the coding sequence TTGAAAAATGTATTAATAGATTTCAGAACCAGCGAAACTGAAAAAGAAAACCTGTATAAAAATGGATTTAATTCTATAATAGTTCCACCTAGTGGCCACTTGTACAATGCTGTATGCGGACACCCTGACATGCTTCTTCACATTATAGATAAAAAGAATATAATAGTTCACAAGGATATGGATACATCCTTCATAAATATAATAGACAATTTAGATTATAATGTTACTAAAACTTATAAAAACCTTAAAGATAAATATCCTGAAGATATATGTTTAAATGCCTTGAACACAAAGCATATTTTTTTACACAATTTAAAATATACAGATAAAAATTTACTATCTAAAATAAAAGGCAAAAAATTATGTGATGTAAAACAGGGTTATAGCAAATGTTCTACCGCTCTTATAAGTGATTCTGCTGCTATTACAAGTGATATAAAAATACATAATGTTCTTAAAACTAATGGTATGAAGGTTCTGCTCCTTCCACCTGGTGACATTGAATTACCAGGACTAAATTATGGTTTTATAGGTGGTACCTGTGGCATTTTAGAAGAAGGAAATATTGCTTTTTTCGGTGATTTAAATAATTATTTGTATAAAAATACTGTATTAAAATTTTTGATACAGGAAGACATAAGACCTATATTTTTGTCTAAAGGGAAACTTATAGATAGAGGTACACTTTTCACCCTATAA
- the dapB gene encoding 4-hydroxy-tetrahydrodipicolinate reductase, which translates to MIKVLLNGCGGKMGKVVIESAKKFNAVEIVAGIDKFADKSIEFPVFKSIKDCNVSVDVIVDFSRPDALYSILDFSDKNKTPVVLCTTGYSDDQIAKINNFSKEHAIFRSANMSIGINVINNILKNISAFLYEDYDIEIIEKHHNQKVDAPSGTALLLGDTIKDAIKENTVYINGREGIHKREHNEIGVHAIRGGSIVGEHEIIFAGQGETIELKHTAISREVFAVGALKASLFMANKSKGLYNMNDVLNAK; encoded by the coding sequence ATGATAAAAGTATTATTAAACGGATGCGGTGGTAAAATGGGTAAGGTTGTAATTGAATCTGCTAAAAAATTTAACGCCGTAGAAATAGTTGCTGGTATAGATAAATTTGCAGATAAATCAATAGAATTTCCCGTATTTAAATCCATTAAAGATTGTAATGTATCAGTAGATGTTATTGTTGATTTTTCAAGACCAGATGCACTGTACAGCATTTTGGATTTTTCAGATAAAAATAAAACTCCAGTTGTACTATGTACTACTGGTTATAGTGATGATCAAATTGCAAAAATAAATAACTTCAGCAAAGAACATGCTATATTCCGCTCTGCTAATATGTCTATAGGAATAAATGTTATAAATAATATACTAAAAAATATAAGTGCTTTCCTATACGAAGACTATGATATTGAAATAATTGAAAAACACCATAATCAAAAAGTAGATGCACCTAGCGGTACTGCTCTTTTACTGGGCGATACCATTAAAGACGCCATTAAAGAAAATACAGTGTATATAAATGGAAGAGAAGGAATACACAAAAGAGAACATAATGAAATTGGCGTTCATGCCATAAGAGGAGGCTCTATCGTAGGTGAACATGAAATAATATTTGCTGGCCAGGGAGAAACTATAGAACTTAAGCATACTGCTATTTCGAGAGAAGTATTTGCAGTAGGTGCTCTTAAAGCTTCCTTATTCATGGCAAATAAATCAAAGGGGCTATATAATATGAATGACGTTTTAAATGCTAAATAA
- the ytxC gene encoding putative sporulation protein YtxC, which produces MLLKSIVYNGEKEDIIDGLEYIKHNLELKGIKVGISESIENRTHFVKMFCSDEFFNSRVEYNFNLYLSMVLYEIMTKEFYNKKLIEFLNENYFFLKAEEIKDLKSICKDSFLCNGKIKDENEVYYINRKNSITKKIFSCVSENELINIEGFIRFRIKEMESDFQAIVDKSVEKYMIDKEYNEFINLLKYFVDIQESKIDEVNIYPDANERYIIKDKDGKDIGRDLVKNLKNTKYDSKENQEDIIISGLITLSPRSIVIHNVEEFKKRELIDTISNVFEDKVKFYDDNEERESLKDKLEKINKDLIKV; this is translated from the coding sequence ATGCTTCTAAAAAGCATTGTATATAACGGAGAAAAAGAAGATATAATAGATGGATTAGAGTATATAAAGCACAATTTAGAGTTAAAAGGAATAAAAGTAGGCATCTCAGAAAGTATAGAAAATAGAACTCACTTCGTTAAAATGTTTTGCAGCGATGAATTTTTTAATTCCCGAGTGGAATACAATTTTAATCTGTATTTAAGTATGGTTTTATATGAAATTATGACTAAAGAATTTTATAATAAAAAATTGATAGAATTTCTAAATGAAAATTACTTTTTCCTTAAAGCCGAAGAAATAAAAGATCTAAAGAGCATTTGTAAGGATTCCTTTCTATGCAATGGAAAAATAAAAGATGAAAATGAGGTATATTATATAAATAGGAAAAATTCAATTACAAAGAAAATATTTTCCTGTGTAAGTGAAAATGAGTTGATAAATATAGAGGGATTTATTAGATTTAGAATTAAAGAGATGGAAAGTGATTTCCAGGCTATAGTAGATAAATCAGTAGAAAAATATATGATAGATAAAGAGTATAATGAATTTATCAACCTCTTAAAATATTTTGTAGACATACAAGAGAGTAAAATAGATGAGGTGAATATATATCCCGATGCCAATGAAAGATATATTATTAAGGATAAGGATGGAAAAGATATAGGCAGAGATTTAGTAAAGAATTTAAAAAACACAAAGTATGATAGTAAGGAAAATCAGGAGGATATAATTATTAGCGGTCTTATAACATTATCACCAAGAAGTATAGTTATTCATAATGTAGAGGAATTTAAAAAAAGAGAATTAATAGATACCATAAGTAATGTGTTCGAAGATAAGGTTAAATTCTATGATGATAATGAAGAAAGAGAAAGTTTAAAGGATAAGCTAGAAAAAATAAATAAAGATCTTATAAAAGTTTGA
- a CDS encoding small, acid-soluble spore protein, alpha/beta type has protein sequence MGKTPLKKVIKAKLKSNRELTEMEKLREKIKYEIAEELGLSEKIDKLGWSGLTAEETGRIGGIMTKRKKELHLPKNVDIQNNSYNEQSVLEIKREKKE, from the coding sequence ATGGGGAAAACACCATTAAAAAAAGTAATAAAAGCAAAACTTAAATCAAATAGAGAATTAACTGAGATGGAAAAATTAAGAGAGAAAATAAAATATGAAATAGCAGAAGAATTGGGACTCAGTGAAAAAATTGATAAATTGGGTTGGAGTGGATTAACTGCAGAAGAGACGGGAAGGATAGGGGGAATTATGACTAAGAGAAAAAAAGAACTACATCTTCCTAAAAATGTTGATATACAAAATAATTCCTATAACGAACAAAGTGTTTTGGAAATTAAAAGGGAAAAGAAAGAGTAA